One Desulfobulbus propionicus DSM 2032 DNA segment encodes these proteins:
- the ruvB gene encoding Holliday junction branch migration DNA helicase RuvB gives MKREEHLTGKRLVAGGEHPEDLGIGTEIRPRRLEEYIGQDQVKQSLRVFIQAALQRGEPLDHVLFHGFPGLGKTTLAYIIANEMGAGIKVTSGPVIERPGDLAAILTSLQAGDVLFIDEIHRLNHVVEEILYPAMEDFQLDLVIGQGPGARSVKMDLPRFTLVGATTRTGLLTPPLRDRFGVVLRLEYYSPEQLVTIIQRTARLFRIEIDEDGAMELGRRSRGTPRIANRLLRRVRDFSEVGGHRVVTREVADAALTMLNVDPLGLDEMDRRILLTLIEKFQGGPIGLETLSTAVCEEKTTLEDVYEPFLIQSGFLVRTPRGRMATAAAYEHFRLPLAPPATPQPNLFDLSLKKS, from the coding sequence ATGAAGCGTGAGGAGCACCTGACCGGCAAGCGATTAGTCGCCGGCGGCGAACATCCGGAGGATCTGGGCATCGGAACGGAAATTCGGCCGCGGCGATTGGAGGAATACATCGGCCAGGATCAGGTCAAGCAGAGCCTGCGGGTGTTCATCCAGGCTGCCCTGCAGCGGGGCGAACCCCTGGATCATGTTCTCTTCCACGGCTTTCCCGGACTCGGCAAAACCACTCTGGCCTACATCATCGCCAACGAGATGGGGGCGGGCATCAAGGTGACCTCCGGGCCGGTGATCGAGCGACCCGGCGACCTGGCCGCCATCCTCACCAGCCTGCAAGCCGGCGATGTCCTGTTCATCGATGAAATTCATCGTCTCAACCATGTGGTCGAGGAGATCCTCTATCCGGCCATGGAGGATTTTCAGCTTGACCTGGTGATCGGCCAGGGGCCGGGGGCACGGTCAGTGAAAATGGACCTGCCGCGTTTCACCCTGGTCGGCGCCACCACCCGCACCGGCCTGCTCACCCCGCCTCTGCGGGATCGCTTCGGTGTTGTGCTCCGACTGGAGTACTACAGCCCGGAGCAACTGGTGACCATCATTCAGCGCACGGCCCGCCTGTTCAGGATCGAAATCGACGAGGACGGCGCGATGGAACTGGGGCGCCGCTCGCGGGGCACGCCGCGGATCGCCAATCGGTTGCTCCGTCGGGTCCGCGATTTTTCCGAGGTGGGGGGGCACCGGGTCGTGACTCGGGAGGTGGCCGACGCGGCCCTGACCATGCTCAATGTCGATCCGCTCGGCCTGGACGAGATGGATCGACGAATCCTCTTGACCCTGATCGAGAAATTCCAGGGCGGCCCCATTGGTCTGGAAACCCTGTCCACCGCCGTCTGCGAGGAAAAAACCACGCTTGAGGATGTCTACGAGCCGTTTCTCATTCAATCCGGTTTCCTTGTCCGCACCCCCCGGGGGCGAATGGCCACCGCCGCCGCCTACGAGCATTTCCGGCTGCCCCTCGCGCCGCCGGCCACACCGCAGCCAAACCTGTTTGATCTTTCGTTGAAAAAATCCTGA
- a CDS encoding formylglycine-generating enzyme family protein, whose amino-acid sequence MFLALAFGQGSGAAEQPSGSRPPANDVLLPMPGGRTMAFRPVCIGEGGGSYAWKRFRVGDPAGGYKESPTGVAIGGAFKVGSSASEDWCYFIGKHEVTEDQVFAVLQTPKEFENSQLPVRNLSWFEASDFIRKYNEWLNGNAQKDLPIHGGVPGFLRLPTEFEWEFAARGGSEVDAAGFDRKMPYPPERLAEYEWFAGPSSSHNKVQKVGLLKPNVLGIHDMLGNVAEMTGTLYQIEYYQGRNGGYVAKGGHFLTDANQLRSSMRTEQEFYAQDAKNKTVVPAKKETLGFRPVLASLVFPNRQVSSQMSEDWEIYRQGAAQTLPAATSTSSTSAKAQVSGTDAGAHLQRLKKALADAGTMSASVQQELDLLAASLNDIQFTIKQAEQDSAYSWVKIGGEQAFFISKEARKLPILENLLQSAQSAQRTEVVDKYREREMEIRQNIDQAMSSYTESIRQLGTVSETAVNDGFDRYVQFLKKHNAEQQINLLATVRRHAGEYLKVKRTDDETWKKQLFEWAKEKR is encoded by the coding sequence CTGTTCCTCGCGCTTGCTTTCGGGCAAGGTTCTGGTGCGGCGGAACAGCCCTCTGGCTCTCGGCCGCCAGCCAACGATGTTCTCCTGCCCATGCCGGGCGGCCGGACCATGGCCTTTAGGCCGGTCTGCATCGGGGAAGGAGGGGGATCCTACGCCTGGAAGCGGTTTCGTGTCGGCGATCCCGCAGGCGGCTACAAGGAATCGCCAACCGGAGTGGCGATCGGCGGAGCCTTCAAGGTCGGTTCATCGGCGTCGGAAGATTGGTGTTACTTCATCGGCAAGCATGAAGTGACCGAGGATCAGGTGTTTGCCGTGCTTCAGACGCCCAAGGAATTTGAAAACAGTCAACTGCCGGTACGGAATCTGTCCTGGTTCGAGGCCTCGGACTTCATCAGGAAATACAATGAGTGGTTGAATGGCAATGCGCAAAAGGACCTGCCGATCCATGGCGGAGTTCCCGGCTTCCTGCGCCTGCCGACCGAATTTGAGTGGGAGTTTGCCGCCCGTGGCGGCAGCGAGGTGGACGCCGCCGGATTCGATCGAAAAATGCCTTACCCTCCCGAGCGGCTGGCTGAATACGAATGGTTCGCCGGGCCCTCCTCGTCCCATAACAAGGTGCAAAAGGTGGGCCTGCTCAAGCCCAATGTCCTGGGGATCCACGACATGCTTGGCAATGTGGCCGAGATGACCGGCACCCTCTACCAGATCGAGTATTATCAAGGACGCAACGGTGGATATGTCGCCAAGGGCGGGCATTTTCTCACCGATGCCAATCAACTGCGTTCCTCGATGCGCACGGAGCAGGAATTTTACGCCCAGGATGCAAAAAACAAGACGGTTGTCCCGGCCAAGAAGGAAACCCTCGGGTTTCGCCCGGTGCTGGCCTCGCTGGTCTTTCCCAACCGGCAAGTCAGCTCACAGATGAGCGAGGATTGGGAGATCTACCGTCAGGGGGCGGCGCAAACGCTGCCGGCGGCGACCTCCACCAGTTCAACCAGCGCCAAGGCGCAGGTTTCGGGGACCGATGCCGGCGCGCATCTGCAACGACTCAAGAAGGCCTTGGCCGATGCGGGCACCATGAGCGCTTCAGTCCAACAAGAGCTCGACCTGCTGGCCGCTTCCCTGAACGACATCCAGTTCACCATCAAGCAGGCGGAGCAGGACTCGGCCTACTCCTGGGTCAAGATCGGCGGCGAACAGGCCTTTTTCATCTCCAAGGAAGCGAGGAAATTGCCGATTCTGGAAAATCTGCTCCAATCCGCCCAGAGTGCGCAGCGGACCGAAGTCGTCGACAAATACAGGGAGCGCGAGATGGAGATCCGGCAGAATATCGACCAGGCCATGTCCTCCTATACCGAGTCGATTCGCCAGCTTGGCACGGTTTCCGAAACCGCGGTCAACGACGGGTTTGATCGCTATGTCCAGTTTTTGAAAAAGCACAACGCCGAACAGCAGATCAACCTGTTGGCAACGGTGCGTCGGCATGCCGGCGAATATCTCAAGGTCAAGCGGACCGACGATGAAACATGGAAAAAACAGTTGTTTGAATGGGCAAAGGAGAAGCGCTGA
- a CDS encoding glycine zipper 2TM domain-containing protein: MNRKVLLGMVLCTSLVINGCANIKDDGTRTRVEGTGTGAAIGAVAGGVLGQLIGGDTKATLLGAAIGAAVGGVGGYAYGDHVAGQKEKYAKEEEWLEACIAQAKQKNQELVAYNQDLSRQIATLQAETASLRKKVKDKTARTAKLKENKKTADNLLAAANKELASAKTELEAQNSVTAEAKKSGQNDYAVTLDSEIETLKGNIKELEHRTEELASMSASMSV; this comes from the coding sequence ATGAACAGGAAGGTATTGCTTGGCATGGTGCTGTGCACATCACTGGTGATCAACGGATGCGCCAACATCAAGGATGACGGGACCCGGACCAGGGTCGAGGGGACCGGGACCGGAGCGGCCATCGGCGCGGTGGCCGGAGGTGTGCTGGGACAACTCATCGGCGGAGATACCAAGGCCACCCTGCTGGGTGCGGCCATTGGCGCGGCCGTCGGCGGGGTGGGCGGGTATGCCTACGGAGATCATGTCGCTGGGCAAAAGGAGAAGTACGCCAAGGAAGAAGAGTGGCTGGAGGCATGCATCGCCCAAGCCAAGCAAAAGAACCAGGAGCTTGTCGCCTATAATCAGGATTTGTCCCGGCAGATAGCCACCCTGCAGGCAGAGACGGCCTCGCTGAGGAAAAAGGTCAAGGACAAGACCGCCCGAACCGCCAAGCTCAAGGAGAACAAGAAGACCGCCGACAACCTGCTCGCCGCGGCGAACAAGGAGCTGGCCTCGGCCAAGACCGAGCTTGAAGCGCAGAATTCGGTGACAGCGGAAGCTAAAAAAAGCGGCCAGAACGATTATGCGGTGACGTTGGACAGCGAGATCGAAACCCTGAAGGGCAATATCAAGGAATTGGAACATCGAACCGAAGAGCTGGCCTCCATGTCCGCCAGCATGTCGGTGTAA
- a CDS encoding S41 family peptidase yields MPEEVSVLASAMEAIRTHGLNAPQSTRKMVDDILRAYAHSVDDYSDYLTATEYAAYLQSTSSDYFGVQMDLQKRRDTLLLFPFRGGLAEKSGIAAGDELIAVDGVPVYGKSVYVVGALIRGTEGETVQLTLRTGRALARTVTLRRQRTRYQSVSWTALNQANSIQITRFTKDTETQLRTLLAQMPDDGTPLLIDVRGNQGGSLISARQCADLFVEPGTVLFRLRDREGTRAILAEQPKQTAARLILIQDGGTASAAEAFMAALRSGAGALTVGSTSYGKGLAQRFLPLSDGSALLLTYAEMLTADNRAFHERGLVPDIDLPRELAVRDFTQERAVSALLDFITTNQD; encoded by the coding sequence ATGCCAGAGGAAGTGAGCGTTCTCGCCTCGGCCATGGAAGCAATTCGAACCCACGGCCTGAATGCGCCGCAGTCGACCCGAAAAATGGTTGACGATATTCTGCGGGCCTATGCCCACAGCGTCGACGACTATTCCGATTATCTGACGGCAACGGAATATGCCGCCTACCTGCAATCAACCAGTTCCGATTATTTCGGCGTGCAGATGGACCTGCAGAAACGGCGCGACACCCTGCTGCTTTTTCCCTTCAGGGGCGGTCTCGCCGAGAAGAGCGGCATTGCGGCGGGTGATGAACTGATCGCGGTCGATGGCGTGCCGGTCTACGGCAAATCTGTGTATGTGGTGGGTGCTTTGATTCGCGGCACGGAAGGGGAAACGGTGCAGCTGACCCTGCGAACCGGCCGGGCCCTTGCCCGAACCGTCACCCTCAGGCGCCAGCGGACCAGGTACCAGTCCGTTTCCTGGACGGCGTTGAATCAAGCCAACAGCATCCAGATAACCCGTTTCACCAAGGACACGGAAACCCAGTTGCGCACGCTTCTGGCTCAGATGCCGGACGACGGCACGCCCCTGCTTATCGATGTGCGCGGCAATCAGGGCGGCAGCCTGATCAGCGCCCGCCAGTGCGCCGATCTCTTCGTGGAGCCGGGCACGGTGCTGTTTCGACTTCGCGATCGGGAGGGCACCAGGGCCATCCTTGCCGAACAGCCAAAGCAGACAGCGGCGCGGCTGATCCTGATTCAGGACGGCGGCACGGCGAGCGCGGCCGAGGCCTTTATGGCTGCTCTGCGAAGCGGCGCTGGCGCGCTCACGGTGGGCTCGACCTCCTACGGCAAGGGGCTTGCCCAACGTTTCCTGCCCCTGTCCGACGGTTCGGCCCTGCTGCTCACCTATGCCGAAATGCTCACGGCGGACAACCGGGCTTTCCATGAACGCGGTCTGGTGCCGGACATCGACCTGCCCCGAGAGCTGGCCGTCCGCGATTTCACCCAGGAAAGGGCTGTATCCGCTTTGCTCGATTTCATCACGACCAACCAGGACTAA
- a CDS encoding vWA domain-containing protein, translating into MRLHTLAMALGLFLLGTLTNPHAVFSETGSADGKRTPLKIEGKESLPLRVLSRAFSRVYKAPDGNSGTVEENVPAFQSYFVYAKQGNDHDARVWYEVGPDNRGTVTGWMSSDDVFEWKQTMCLSYTHPEGRYPVLMFDKKEELEKLSALSKEKRTEAVEKYYIDIAMGDLAPDFPVVTIEPKKAVDITKEFYLLPILEFGELQLENREARILKLAAVTGEGAAARESSDIRTNKDYLQEAVQDSTTISPATLDKLAIDIVWVMDTTNSMMPYITQTLKVVEEASKHISANSQLAQAVKFGVWGYRDSTSIPDIGYNVKNYTPQLQSIDQFVSTLKTVDVSTAGSQGYAEDVFSGVNGAVDETAWTPNAIRFVILVGDAPAHEAGHKWNASGQNQATLRSLANDRNITLYAIHIKDPQAEQYHATAAEQFQVLSTNRGAEGGPAYYSTSSADLLGFEHVTKSVTDSIIGFLEKVDQEKNKALTAAVDKGGAKAAASTKGSDFDVTLSEGETGKHGGDAPPSAKTATASAPEKSVNLDLFEEGQAAPSSKEPAAQPTPQSLANAALKAAFVQWIGSQAGAQAPRDVVAWVTDKDLLTTDIQSLEVRLLINKRQLDSLRETLKTILAAGRKGQISGEDFFSSLQAAAATTARDPEMIKRASSLSQSGLIPEFLSGLPYKSRIMDMNNELWSSWSVDEQDMFLADLEARIMAYETIHDGPEGWVRLNKSDDPSEYVYPISLELLP; encoded by the coding sequence ATGAGGTTGCACACATTGGCCATGGCGCTTGGGCTGTTCCTGCTGGGAACATTGACGAATCCGCACGCTGTTTTTTCCGAAACCGGCAGCGCCGACGGCAAGCGCACCCCCTTGAAGATCGAAGGCAAGGAATCCCTTCCCCTGCGCGTACTGTCGCGGGCCTTTTCTCGGGTCTACAAGGCGCCCGATGGCAACAGCGGCACGGTCGAGGAGAATGTTCCGGCATTTCAGTCCTATTTCGTCTACGCCAAACAGGGCAATGACCACGATGCCCGTGTCTGGTACGAAGTCGGCCCCGACAACCGGGGCACGGTGACCGGCTGGATGTCCTCGGATGATGTTTTTGAGTGGAAACAGACCATGTGTCTCTCCTATACCCATCCTGAAGGCCGCTACCCGGTCCTCATGTTCGATAAAAAGGAAGAACTGGAGAAGCTGAGCGCCCTGTCCAAGGAGAAGCGCACCGAGGCGGTGGAAAAATATTATATCGACATTGCCATGGGCGATTTGGCCCCGGATTTTCCCGTGGTCACCATTGAGCCGAAAAAGGCCGTCGACATCACCAAGGAGTTCTACCTGCTGCCGATTCTTGAATTCGGCGAGCTTCAGCTGGAAAACCGCGAGGCGCGCATTCTCAAGCTGGCGGCCGTGACCGGAGAAGGCGCCGCAGCCCGGGAAAGCTCGGATATCCGGACGAACAAGGATTATCTCCAGGAAGCGGTTCAGGACAGTACGACCATCAGCCCCGCAACCCTGGACAAGTTGGCCATTGACATCGTCTGGGTCATGGACACCACCAATTCGATGATGCCCTACATCACCCAGACCCTGAAGGTGGTCGAGGAGGCTTCCAAACACATCTCCGCCAATAGCCAGCTTGCCCAGGCGGTCAAGTTCGGTGTCTGGGGCTATCGCGATTCCACCTCCATCCCCGACATCGGCTACAACGTCAAGAATTACACGCCGCAGCTGCAAAGCATCGATCAGTTCGTCAGCACGCTGAAGACCGTGGATGTCAGCACGGCGGGATCGCAAGGATATGCCGAGGATGTGTTTTCCGGAGTGAACGGCGCGGTGGACGAGACCGCCTGGACGCCGAACGCCATCCGGTTCGTCATCCTGGTTGGCGACGCCCCGGCCCATGAAGCGGGCCACAAATGGAATGCCTCCGGACAAAATCAAGCAACCCTGCGCTCCCTGGCCAACGATCGCAACATTACCCTCTACGCCATCCACATCAAAGATCCCCAGGCGGAACAATATCACGCGACCGCCGCCGAGCAGTTCCAGGTGTTGAGCACCAATAGGGGCGCGGAGGGCGGACCGGCCTACTACAGTACGTCATCAGCGGATTTGCTCGGTTTTGAGCACGTGACCAAGAGCGTGACCGATTCGATCATCGGGTTTCTTGAAAAGGTCGACCAGGAGAAGAACAAGGCCCTGACCGCTGCCGTCGACAAGGGGGGGGCAAAAGCCGCGGCCAGCACCAAAGGATCGGATTTTGACGTCACCCTGTCTGAAGGCGAGACGGGCAAGCACGGGGGGGACGCCCCGCCTTCGGCCAAGACCGCAACGGCCTCGGCGCCGGAAAAGAGCGTCAACTTGGATCTGTTCGAGGAAGGGCAGGCTGCCCCCTCATCCAAGGAGCCGGCCGCGCAACCCACCCCCCAGTCGCTGGCCAACGCGGCCCTGAAGGCGGCCTTTGTCCAGTGGATCGGATCCCAGGCAGGGGCACAGGCCCCACGCGATGTTGTCGCCTGGGTCACCGACAAGGACCTGCTCACCACCGATATCCAATCCCTGGAAGTGCGGCTCTTGATCAACAAACGGCAGCTCGATAGCCTGCGGGAAACCCTGAAAACGATCCTGGCCGCCGGGCGCAAGGGCCAGATCAGCGGCGAGGATTTCTTTTCCTCCCTGCAGGCCGCAGCCGCCACTACGGCCCGCGACCCGGAGATGATCAAGCGGGCCTCATCCCTGTCGCAGAGCGGTCTGATCCCGGAATTCCTCTCCGGCCTGCCCTACAAGAGCCGCATCATGGACATGAACAACGAGCTCTGGAGCAGCTGGTCGGTGGACGAGCAGGATATGTTCCTCGCCGATCTGGAAGCGCGGATCATGGCCTATGAAACCATCCATGACGGACCGGAAGGCTGGGTACGGCTCAACAAGAGCGATGATCCCAGCGAGTACGTCTATCCGATCAGCCTGGAACTGCTGCCCTGA
- a CDS encoding ABC transporter ATP-binding protein, whose amino-acid sequence MGDIVYTLREVEKVRSKGGVTFTLRIPHLEIRRGEFCSVVGASGCGKSTLLDMLALVLEPTRAGHFSLRMVRGGKVEECAVLGLAENRAARIRRSTIGYVLQSGGLLSFLSVRENILLTAQISGIKVTQAEFIALIDVLGLGDQLDKKPQYLSGGQRQRVAVARALIHRPMIILADEPTAAVDYPTALDIRDELHGLARQMGTAVIMVTHDRSLVADIADSRVRFAVTRIGRTETLSTALIGAETAEAENLVGGAA is encoded by the coding sequence ATGGGGGACATCGTCTACACGCTCCGCGAAGTGGAAAAGGTCCGCAGCAAGGGCGGCGTGACCTTCACCCTGCGCATTCCGCACCTGGAGATTCGCCGGGGTGAGTTCTGTTCGGTGGTTGGCGCCTCGGGATGCGGCAAATCGACCCTGTTGGACATGCTGGCCCTGGTGCTCGAACCGACCAGGGCCGGCCATTTCAGCCTGCGGATGGTGCGCGGCGGCAAGGTCGAGGAATGTGCCGTTCTCGGCTTGGCCGAGAATCGGGCCGCGCGCATCCGGCGGTCGACAATCGGTTACGTCCTTCAGAGCGGCGGCCTGCTCTCTTTTCTCAGCGTGCGCGAAAACATCCTGCTCACCGCCCAGATCAGCGGCATCAAGGTCACCCAGGCAGAGTTCATTGCCCTCATTGACGTCCTGGGTCTTGGAGATCAGCTTGACAAGAAGCCGCAGTATCTTTCCGGTGGGCAACGTCAGCGGGTGGCTGTGGCCAGGGCACTGATCCACCGGCCGATGATCATTCTCGCCGATGAGCCGACAGCCGCGGTCGATTATCCGACCGCGCTCGATATCCGCGATGAATTGCACGGCTTGGCGCGGCAAATGGGAACAGCGGTCATCATGGTAACCCATGATCGCAGCCTGGTCGCGGACATCGCCGACAGCCGGGTGCGTTTTGCGGTGACGCGTATCGGTCGTACCGAAACCCTGTCCACCGCGCTGATCGGCGCAGAAACGGCCGAGGCGGAAAACCTTGTGGGGGGGGCCGCGTGA